CCCATCATACGCACGAGCCGGTGCTGGTATCTCATCGTCCTCCCCGCTGGCCACCGGCGGTTTACTTCGCTGGAACCACTCGATCCACGATCCCTCCAGAAGCGCGTGACCGATTTCCtctgccagcagctgctggcactGATCATCCTGAGGATCCCGTCCATACCGCACACGATTGCGTTCCATGATCGATCGGTCTACCTCAGCGCGACTAATGTTTTCATACAGCATACCCAGTGCTTCGAGTGTTCGAAACTCCGTTAACTGCTGTGTGGTCTCTTCGTCCATCGACACTGGAGCACTGCTCGGAcgctttcctttccgtttcttcttccgTCCACTGGGCGTCACCGGTGATGGAAGCGATTGCAATGGCGGGAAATTTTTCGCTTCCCTGAGCGCCAACTCCATGTTACACCAGAGCGTATCGAACGCTAGCGGTAGCTCCAGCACCATCTGCTCGTTTTGATTCGTCGTAAACAGTCGATACAGTGCACCTGcgtcaacaccaacaccaccaccattgacaCGCTCCGATTGACCACCGGCGCTAGCGCTGTGTATGTAAAACTGTAGTTCATTGAGCGTTTTGCGCATATCTTTGCCATTGCGTGCATACAGCCGCCCAATGTCCTGCTGATCGATCTGAACCCGCTCGACTAGTGCAAGAAGCGACAGGAACTTGGAAACATTCTCGATCCCCGGTGCTACGTAGTAGATCACATTGTTACGTGCCATATAGCGAGCGAGATGGGGACACCCGGCGTTCGTTGTCGTCAGCACAATCGGTCGCTTTGAGGTTGCCACCAGCTGATTGATCGCACTCACGAACCCTTCGTCCTGATCGAACACAATGTCCGCGTCTTCGATGAGAATGAGTGACAGCTTTTTCTTTCCAGCGACACCATCATTGACCGATGGTCTTCGCTGAAGACAGCTACTCAGGATGTTACCATTCATCGTACGTCCTTTCGATCCTTCCGGTGCGTTCTTCCGCACCTGGTGGCTTTGGGTGGCCTCGAGAAGCTCCTGCAGTATCAATCGTCCCTTTCGCCGACTGCTGGCATTAATCTCCAGCACCTGAAAGTTCATCTCATTGGCCACCGCGTACACGTTGCAGGTCTTGCCGCATCCCGGTGGACCAACCAGTACGACGTGATTGCAAAccgccgtaccaccaccaccaccaccagccgccatACCGATCGAGGAACTGGTGCTTCCATTAGAACACTCATCATCTCCGCTGCTGTTGACGGTATAATAGTCTCCATTAACAGCGGGCACTGTCCTGCGATTACCAGCAGGACCACCGTTTAATTCCTCTTGCCAAGGTGCCAGGAAGCGCTTCAGCAACGTCGCCGGGACGTAGTTAACCAGGATCTGTTCcgtgttttgtggtttatACTTTTCCGTAAACAGCAGCTCACCATTCCGGAAGCTGCTTGCGCTCGATTCTGTTTCGATGATTTCGATACTTTCATCCAGCGCAccactggttgctggtggatcCGGCTGCTTCACACGATGCTCCTCGTAGATCGCCCGGAACTGCTTGTAGCACTTGAACACCGGGAAGTGCTGGTAGCGTTGCTTGTAATCCCGTACAATAGACTTTACGTTCTCGACCTCCGGCAGTTCGCTCGAATCGTACGCTTCTCGATCCTCCTCGCCTATACAACGCACCAGCGCATCCTCGTAATCGTACTCGCCGCACGTGGTAAACGTCCCGAGTCGTATCTTTCGACTTGCCACCGTCATGGCGGCCATTCGCTTCACTTCTGCCTTCCGGGCTGCCGGAGAGTTCTGCACCTCCGGTGGTCGCAGTTTGATGCAACTCCGTGCAAAGTCTACCACCGGACGATCGCGAAGAAACTGTTGCTCTGCCTGATCGAGCTGCACGACATGGCTAACGAGTGGAAAGACGGGTGATTCGTTGAGGATGAACTCTTCGTATGCTGCCTTACGATCGATCTCTTGGCGCAACTTGTCGGGCAAGCCGGACATCAGGAACAGTTGACGAGCACGGGCCCGTTcgggatcgatcggtggtggttgtttcgcAGTGGTTGGTACTGCTTTCACAAACACCGGAGCCAGTTTAACGCTTTTCGGTGTCGTAGGAAGGTGGTtactgtcgtcgtcgattaCGATCGGGGCCATTTGCGTGGTTCCGTCGACTGACGTAAACATACGAAGGGACGGGCTGCGGATTACTTTCATTGCGCTCGGAGATTGAACGTTGATGATCTTCAGTGGAGTTACAGTCGGTGCGGATGTTTTTCTCACTGgtccattctgctgctgctgctgctgctgcggtggacTGTCACGTTCGAAGGTGGAATAGTCTTTGATACGATTGGCACAGGAACGGCGTGGACGCGAAACGGAACCATCATCCGCTATCGATGCCGATGTCGGTGTTGAGGCTGGAGACTGTTTTTCGTCGCCTGCTGTTATCGAAGGGGAAGCGGTAACGGCCGTCTTCGATCTACGAGTCACCGTTGCCGAAGACCTACTAGTGGCAGGAGAGTGCTTCTTGGGtcctttcttttccacttccgGCGCTACCTTGTTGAAATATCCCAGCAAACTGTCCTTTTTCTTACGTGGAGAGGACAGCTGTCGCAAGAACTCATCCCCGGAGTTGTCGTCTACGTCCAGGACGAGCGGTTTTTCGTCGGCTTCATCCGTGGCTGACGGTGTCATTGGCGGTGTCGCAGTAACCAATGGCTCGAAATTGGGTGCTTGGATGCTTTCTTCAACCACTTCCTCCTCATGTTTGTCGTCTACCAGCTTCTTCGTGTTGCTGCTCGAGGAGGACGTTCGCGGTATCCGGCCACTCGTCTCCTGCTTTTCTTCCGGTGAGTGCATATTGTTGATGAGCTTCTTTAGACGTTTCGCGCGCTTTCGCAATTGATGATCGATATACTCCTCTTGGGCATCCTCCTGCATCTTGCGCTTGCCCGCTCCCTTCCGTTCGGCCCATTTCTCGAGCTGCAgtttgcgttttgctttcAGTTCCTGCTGGGGCGTTAGGATCGGTTCTTCGGTTGCTTCCTCCGCCGAACGCTCTTTGCCGGGTGAATTTGATCCGATGCATTTCGACCGGGCCTTCATCATCAACTGGAACGCAttgatcgttttgttttcctttccaacgACGCCacccttctcctgctgcttcgTAGGGCTTGCGACGACGGTGCCATTCGCGATCAACTCATCTCCGGCAGGAAGAGCCTTAACCGTCTGCACTTCCTTCAGACCcttctttgtttgctttttctgcTTCACATCCGTTTCCGCGTTCTCGATGCTGTCctgtttgctttttctcgGCGAAGTGCGACGCTTCGGAGCGGTTGAATCTGCGTGAAAGGAAATTGCCATTAACAAGATCTTGTGTTAAGCGAGCGAACACACTTACCATTcatctccttccttccatcattGGTTTTCGAACTCTTCGGCATGTTTTCGGTCGTTTCGGTTTTATCAGCctgaccttcttcttcgacggTATCGGGAGTCTCGACCACGACAGCCGCTGCCGCTACGGCCTGACGAAGACGTGCGTGTTTCTTGGCGTGCTTCCGTTTCTTCAGCGACTTCAGCACGGAAGCCATATTCTCGGCAATCAGCCGATCGATCTCCTGTTTCGATAACTCCGATAAGACCgccgacgaagacgaaacacacgaaaccgtcgacgaagaggacgaagaagatgataCTGTTGACGCCGTTTGGGGCAAAATGGGTTGCGCCTCGTGATGAGGATCGTTCAGAAATGGGTCGGCCGCAACGGTGCTCTGAGTCTCCGGGGCCATTATTGTGTTCTGCTAGTCCGGAAGCGGAGGTTTGCACGCGCTCGTCTCAGTCCATTCCTCGGCGATTCTGCCACCCCCTCAAGGGTTAAGCCGTAAAACGAGCGACGTCAGAGTCCGCTGAGGGATGCGTGCCACCGTTTTCGTAGAGAATAACTCGGGAATTAAACACACGGATAGTTCCTCAACACGCACAGAACCACATTACGATAACGGCACTTCGCGCAGGGCCATAACGAGAAAATCTTTTTGTGCTCCGGAATGCAGTTTTGCGCcagtttcttctctttttccaaccttttttgcttttgatttttgaCGTTTTGGCGCGCGTTTtgcggcacgcacacactccctTGGTTTCACGCACACCGACGTAACGTTTGCGTGTACGTACGATTCATTGGCTGGAATCCGGTTTGCGTGAAATAATTTTCTTGCTGTACATTTAAATCGACAGTTTCGGTAAAATCCTCGTacaaaaaattgtttttattaaaaaagaaTTTTTCCCGGCATCCTATCATTCATTCCCAAAGAAAACCTTTCATAAAGAAACCTATCAAACCCATTCCTATCAGCAATATCATTCCTAAACTAAACAAATCAGTTCCTGATTATTTCtttctaattaatttaatatcATCGCGTGATAGCGCATGCTCTCGTGCCACTAATCAGATCGATCCTCGAGAATGCGAGTCAAAACAACAGCTCTTGTCCGGCAGTGGTTAGCGGCAGTGCACTTCCTTATTCCGTAACACGCAACGAGCATCCGCGGTGCACCGTTACCGCATGTACGATGAAACTAAATAAAGCAATAGATTACCAATAAAATTAACCATGCGACCAACCGCTCACTCCCCGTTATGTAAAACAACACTCACCACAAACAGACGAACTATCCGTACCGGACTGCGCGAAGCCAATCGATTATTGATACTTCCTATAGGGGCTTTTTCATGGACCAAATACTCCAGCACGCCCTACTGAAAGAAGGTGTAATAGATGCGGTTATTGCGATAgaaaggattttttgtttgtgcggAACGAAAGTCACAAATCTGGGGAAAACCATTTGGACCCCATCACTTCCTTAGAGACCACGCAGTAGAAGAAAATCACCTGATCACAGCACTCTCAAGGCATATTCAATTGATTGCAAAGGCTTAAGCCTCTACTAAAAACGCAGAAAGCTATGAAATCCCGAGTGCAAGTCATAAAAACCggttttcattcgatttgattACTACCACTCGTGCTCTTCACCGTCCAAATTTCATTCTTAAACGCAGCAGGCACCGATTGTTGTATTCCTCGTATCGCCCTATAGTCGAGGGAACGAGCTCTCTCGACTCGATAAGGGGCCGCTGTTTTGGGAAAATGCCGCGCAAAAATGAAAGCCCGATCTATTCTCTCAACAAACCGCccaaacaataacaaccatGAAAGTGCCAAAATTTCTCTTCCCAACCGCATATTCGCATCATTGAGACAGTTGCACCTTCGCGCGTGCGTCAGCTCCAGCTGACCGCAGTCTCCACACCCTCAAACGGGAGACGGGGTacaggaggaacaggaggaaaaCTTTCGGCAAAACCCGGGATCGGGAATTGGGAAAGGGGCTAGTGGACTGGACACTCATGAAGTGAAACATTACGTAATGTGCCTGTCGACAGCTCCCCGTTTGCCACATCCCAAACCATCCACTTTTGCATTCATCCGTTTCGTGGTGGTGTCCATTCCGCGAGCATTAcaattgctgatgatgatgatgatgatcatgatgatggcgaagaaAAGCCACTCGACGAGTTGCATGATTGGATGGAGGAAAAACGTTTGAAAAGAATCTCTGCAccaaagacgcgcgcgttcgcgCCCCCGGGCGGGGTCAGCCTGCAGGCCAACGTTGTCTAGCCGGCCCTGTCCTAGCCGACAGTAATATTGTTTGCAAATCGCTCGTCAACGATGCGATCAACGATGCGGCGGTGTCGGAGACGCGgatcaacggtggtggtacgacaaacaaacactctTCCCCCGGCAAATAACGAGGCAGTTGTAGGCGACGCCGTGGCCATAAACCTCGGTTCGCATTAGCACGCTGGACCAGATGATCCGGCCTGGGTCTGGGATTGCGGCGAACAGAAACCGCATCCCTGCGTCACGAGCGAGCGCAACAACCAAGCAAACCGAGAAGCCGTAGCGCAGACCGAAGGTAACGCGAAGCTGTCGTATCCGATGGCCTAAACGATCAAAACAGATGTACTTTCGCCGGATAGATAATGAGTTTATTCACACCCACACCACCTCTGGGACTGATGGCTGCCAGCTGCACCGAGATGGGCTCAAGCGAAGCGACTCTATCTCTCGGCCATCTTGCAGCGAACCGACTAGTAATGATCCTCGGGGCCCATCGGCCATTGGCTCTCGAAAAGGGCTGGAAATTGAATTACCATTCTTCTGTTGATATCATTCATGCAGGATGACGGTAGCGGAACGCATGTTATTTCGCAAAACATTATTCAAAGCTATGCTGCCACGaaacccgcacacacacacacacacggacaaaTGGTCTAATCCTTCGGTATCCTACTGATTACGAACTAGCCTATACGGAGTGGAGTGCTTAACGCGTGTCGACAGCACCACACCTGGAAGTCAGACTTCAGATTACGAGTACGAAGCCATTCCGTTCGTGCTACTGAACAATCGAGCTTCCTCATAGCAGATGTCATCAACCGCCAGCAGGCGGAgattattgtttcttttgcgTAATCTCCTGCTATCCCACTTGAAGATAGCCAAACGGAACCGTCGGAACGAGACTCCACACAAGGAGGAGTCTTCCTTATCCGCACTCGCAAGCGCTTTCCGTGCGGAGTGACAATCGCAATTGCAACCGCGAGCGACGCCACGAACCAAATCGCGCTCGAAAGTACCGCTGGTGCCATTGTTTTGTCGATATTGATTATGGGCCTCTCTCTGACTGCTTGAAACAACCAGCGACCGTATTCATATGATTAATGACTTCATTTTGTTGCCGTGATGCTCCGTCGTTTGTGACCAAAAcgctgatgaggatgatgaggaggaggagtggacCATTTGCGCGCACACATGTGGCTTGCTTTAACGTCGGCTAAAATTGATTCCAGTCTGCGTTTGGATAGAAAATCTCTTTTATCTTTTATCGCTTGAACGCCGGTGACTGGGCacgtcatcagcaacagcaacaacaacatcgccaATCATTCACTCGTcgcatccttttttgtgtttcctttAATTATCTCCCCCGgtctggtcgtcgtcatcgtcgtcgtgtgtgtcgCACCACCCGAGAGCCCGCGACTAATGCAGAGACGTTTCGATCAATCACCACAATTCGCCATCAACCGCAACACGCCGCTTGGCTCCACgtgtgttgctgcagctgcagtaattcatttttaagctcacggcggcggcggcggcctcaGTTGCAGCCAATTGATTTTGCATCATCAGCCCCGgtgtctgtccgtccgtcagtggtggtggtgctggtttgcATCGGaaatggtcggtcggtgatttCCTAACAGCAGCCTTCCCTCTAGAGACTCCCGTCTACTGCCGCCTTTCCACTCGAGAGCACCGTTTCGtccaattttcctttccaatttttccaaccGAATCAAACAGCCGCCAACGTCCGCCAACCGCCACGGGACGCCGTTCCTGCAGTTCCGAGGTAGGTGGGGCGCATAAATTTCGCCGCAACACGTGTAGGCGCCATGACaagggcgggcgcgcgcgcgcgctggagTCGGAGGTTCCGTACCGTTGCGATGTACTGAGATTGTTATGCTGCTCGATCGAGCATGCGACCattttccgaccgaccgaccgaccggcgctaagggagagggggaattCAAAATTTTCTACCAACCACCCCtttaccccccaaaaaaacacccgaTATACCATCTCGGGTATTACATATGAGTTCGCGAAACGGCGATCGACTGCAGCATAATATTATCCGCGGGTAATTCGAGATCTATAACCACACACTGGCAGCCGGTCAGTTCTTCGGCAGGCCACCTAATTCCCGGTCTAGCGACCGGTCGAAGTAGTAGCGTTACGGATCCGTAACGCTCCGGTACGGCAGAGCCGCAGAGGAAGAAAGTT
This sequence is a window from Anopheles darlingi chromosome 3, idAnoDarlMG_H_01, whole genome shotgun sequence. Protein-coding genes within it:
- the LOC125956536 gene encoding ATPase family AAA domain-containing protein 5, which produces MAPETQSTVAADPFLNDPHHEAQPILPQTASTVSSSSSSSSTVSCVSSSSAVLSELSKQEIDRLIAENMASVLKSLKKRKHAKKHARLRQAVAAAAVVVETPDTVEEEGQADKTETTENMPKSSKTNDGRKEMNDSTAPKRRTSPRKSKQDSIENAETDVKQKKQTKKGLKEVQTVKALPAGDELIANGTVVASPTKQQEKGGVVGKENKTINAFQLMMKARSKCIGSNSPGKERSAEEATEEPILTPQQELKAKRKLQLEKWAERKGAGKRKMQEDAQEEYIDHQLRKRAKRLKKLINNMHSPEEKQETSGRIPRTSSSSSNTKKLVDDKHEEEVVEESIQAPNFEPLVTATPPMTPSATDEADEKPLVLDVDDNSGDEFLRQLSSPRKKKDSLLGYFNKVAPEVEKKGPKKHSPATSRSSATVTRRSKTAVTASPSITAGDEKQSPASTPTSASIADDGSVSRPRRSCANRIKDYSTFERDSPPQQQQQQQNGPVRKTSAPTVTPLKIINVQSPSAMKVIRSPSLRMFTSVDGTTQMAPIVIDDDSNHLPTTPKSVKLAPVFVKAVPTTAKQPPPIDPERARARQLFLMSGLPDKLRQEIDRKAAYEEFILNESPVFPLVSHVVQLDQAEQQFLRDRPVVDFARSCIKLRPPEVQNSPAARKAEVKRMAAMTVASRKIRLGTFTTCGEYDYEDALVRCIGEEDREAYDSSELPEVENVKSIVRDYKQRYQHFPVFKCYKQFRAIYEEHRVKQPDPPATSGALDESIEIIETESSASSFRNGELLFTEKYKPQNTEQILVNYVPATLLKRFLAPWQEELNGGPAGNRRTVPAVNGDYYTVNSSGDDECSNGSTSSSIGMAAGGGGGGTAVCNHVVLVGPPGCGKTCNVYAVANEMNFQVLEINASSRRKGRLILQELLEATQSHQVRKNAPEGSKGRTMNGNILSSCLQRRPSVNDGVAGKKKLSLILIEDADIVFDQDEGFVSAINQLVATSKRPIVLTTTNAGCPHLARYMARNNVIYYVAPGIENVSKFLSLLALVERVQIDQQDIGRLYARNGKDMRKTLNELQFYIHSASAGGQSERVNGGGVGVDAGALYRLFTTNQNEQMVLELPLAFDTLWCNMELALREAKNFPPLQSLPSPVTPSGRKKKRKGKRPSSAPVSMDEETTQQLTEFRTLEALGMLYENISRAEVDRSIMERNRVRYGRDPQDDQCQQLLAEEIGHALLEGSWIEWFQRSKPPVASGEDDEIPAPARAYDGLRRMEQEPRQTIAANIGVSGIRSRITSCDYEPFLRQICRHERDRSQQERRGSRFYHYLRNHALISGMNGTINGTGNAVGGAVATGFSMDHFDALSQRFEQETVTGNHGTSQQ